From a region of the Malania oleifera isolate guangnan ecotype guangnan chromosome 12, ASM2987363v1, whole genome shotgun sequence genome:
- the LOC131144576 gene encoding ABSCISIC ACID-INSENSITIVE 5-like protein 2, with amino-acid sequence MGSQGGGGTQEPKLHSPTGQGSLYNLTLDEVQTHLGNLGKPLSSMNLDELLKSLWAAETNQAIGMGIDNTAAPPSPVAEATDGLRQQPSLTLSGALSMKTVDEVWREIQKGQQKISNQEKVTRERQPTLGEMTLEDFLVKAGMVGDSIPGKQNAGPDLAASQQNMPQQAQWIHLQLPSVQQSQQQNMMAVFLPAGHKNPVSDAACPETQMTMSPSALMGAQSDTQMPGRKRVAQGDVLEKNVERRQKRMIKNRESAARSRARKQAYTHELENKVLHLEEEIERLKKQKEVEKALPCAPPPEPKYQHRRTSSAPF; translated from the exons ATGGGATCTCAAGGTGGTGGTGGCACACAGGAGCCAAAACTGCACTCACCCACTGGGCAGGGCTCGTTATACAACCTCACCTTGGATGAGGTTCAGACCCACCTGGGGAATTTGGGGAAGCCATTGAGCAGCATGAATCTTGATGAGCTTCTCAAGAGCCTATGGGCGGCAGAAACCAATCAGGCCATTGGAATGGGCATTGATAATACGGCAGCACCGCCCAGCCCCGTTGCAGAAGCCACCGACGGTCTGCGTCAGCAGCCAAGCCTCACACTATCTGGGGCTCTGAGCATGAAGACAGTTGACGAGGTTTGGAGAGAAATCCAAAAGGGGCAACAGAAGATCAGCAATCAGGAGAAAGTAACTCGGGAAAGACAACCAACTCTGGGTGAGATGACCTTGGAGGATTTCTTGGTTAAGGCTGGTATGGTTGGTGACTCGATTCCGGGGAAGCAAAATGCTGGTCCGGATCTGGCAGCATCCCAACAGAATATGCCTCAGCAGGCTCAATGGATTCACCTCCAGCTTCCCTCAGTGCAGCAGTCACAGCAGCAGAATATGATGGCAGTTTTTCTGCCTGCTGGGCATAAAAATCCAGTTTCAGATGCAGCCTGCCCCGAAACCCAAATGACCATGTCACCATCTGCTTTAATGGGTGCACAGTCAGACACACAAATGCCTGGACGGAAAAGGGTTGCTCAGGGGGATGTGTTGGAGAAGAATGTTGAAAGGCGGCAAAAGAGAATGATAAAAAACAGGGAATCCGCAGCACGGTCACGAGCACGGAAGCAG GCCTATACGCATGAGCTGGAGAACAAAGTCTTGCATCTAGAAGAGGAGATTGAGAGGCTCAAGAAACAAAAG GAGGTGGAGAAGGCGTTGCCTTGTGCACCCCCTCCCGAGCCGAAGTATCAGCACCGTAGAACGAGCTCTGCCCCTTTTTGA